ATGCCGTAGTGCTGGTAAGCGAACATCTCGCCGGTGCGTCCGATGCCGGACTGGATCTCGTCGCAGATGAGCAGCGCGCCATGCTGCTTCGTGAGCGCGCGCGCGGCGCGCAGGAATTCTTTGCTGGCGGGACGGATGCCGCCCTCGCCCTGCACCACTTCGAGGCCGACAGCGCAAACGCTGGCGTCGAGTTTTTTCGTCAGGTCGGCAACGTCGTTGAACCTCACGAACTCGACCCCGGGAAGCAGCGGCTCGAACGGCTTGCGATATTTCTCGTTCCAGGTGCAAGCGACCGAGCCGAAGGTGCGTCCGTGAAATGCGTCTTGCATGGCAAGCACGCGCCAGCGCGGCTTGTGTCCATTCTTCGAGTGAGACTGCGCATAGGCCCGCGCGAACTTGAGCGCGGCTTCCCAGGCTTCCGTGCCGCTGTTGCAGAAGAAGGCGCGGTCGAGTCCGGAGAGCTTCGTCAGGCGCTCGGCGAGCGCGGCCTGGTAGTCGGTATAGAAGAGGTTGGAGACGTGGATCATGCGCGCGGACATCTGCGCGATCGTCCGGCGTACGGCGGCGTGGCTGTAACCGAGCGCGTTCACTCCGATGCCGCTAAGGAAGTCGAGATACTTGCGGCCACGGTCGTCATAGACATAGACGCCCGCGCCGCGCTCGAGTTTGAGCGGATAGCGGTCGTAGAGCGGCACCAGCAGCACGGATTCCTTCTTGCGGACCGCCGCGAGCGAGCTCATGCCGTCACCTGCGTCCCGGTATCGAGCTGGCTCGCGCAGATCTGCGCGAGCGTACCGGCTTCGACGGCGGGCGTGATGACGACCCGCTCCACGCCCTGACGCAGCGCCTGGCCGCACGCTTCGAGTTTCGGCAACATGCCGCCGCCGATCACGGCGGCGTCCACCAGCGCAGGAACCTGCGCGAGCGAGAGCGAAGGCATCACGTCACCGTGGGCGTTCTGCACCCCGGCGACGTCGGTGAGAAAGACAAGTACGTCGGCCGCGCAGGCGGCGGCGCACGCGGCGGCCATCTGGTCGGCATTCACGTTGTAATACTCGCCATCGAGGCCGAGGGCGAGGCTGGCGAGCACCGGGATGCAACCACCATCCCAAAGCGTGTGGAGCCAGCGCGGGTCCGCGTCGCAGATATCGCCGACGAAGCCGAGGTCGTGTCCGTTGGGGGGACGCTTGCGCGCGCGGAACATCATCGCGTCGCCACCGCACAGGCCCATCGCAGGCGCGCCGGCAAGCGCAAGCTCGGCGACGAGTTGTTTGTTGACCGCGCCGGCCAGCACCATGAGGGCAACGTCGCGCGTCTCCGCGTCGGTGACGCGCAGTCCGCCGACGAACTCGCTCTTCTTTCCCAAGCGCGCCAGCGTGCGGGTGAGCGCGGCACCGCCGCCATGGACGACCG
This sequence is a window from Acidobacteriota bacterium. Protein-coding genes within it:
- a CDS encoding aspartate aminotransferase family protein, producing MSSLAAVRKKESVLLVPLYDRYPLKLERGAGVYVYDDRGRKYLDFLSGIGVNALGYSHAAVRRTIAQMSARMIHVSNLFYTDYQAALAERLTKLSGLDRAFFCNSGTEAWEAALKFARAYAQSHSKNGHKPRWRVLAMQDAFHGRTFGSVACTWNEKYRKPFEPLLPGVEFVRFNDVADLTKKLDASVCAVGLEVVQGEGGIRPASKEFLRAARALTKQHGALLICDEIQSGIGRTGEMFAYQHYGIRPDIVTVAKPLAAGLPLGAVLVTNEVSRALHPGMHGTTFGGGPLACAVALTVLDVLARDGLVARNRRLGVFFQTQLEGLKKKHASVKEVRVLGLMAGLELDSADLAKLVVKQMLERGIIINRTHETALRMLPPYIVGKQHIKRVVATLDSILNEAGKMGHSHRNTQSVQKRSTTR
- the argB gene encoding acetylglutamate kinase translates to VVHGGGAALTRTLARLGKKSEFVGGLRVTDAETRDVALMVLAGAVNKQLVAELALAGAPAMGLCGGDAMMFRARKRPPNGHDLGFVGDICDADPRWLHTLWDGGCIPVLASLALGLDGEYYNVNADQMAAACAAACAADVLVFLTDVAGVQNAHGDVMPSLSLAQVPALVDAAVIGGGMLPKLEACGQALRQGVERVVITPAVEAGTLAQICASQLDTGTQVTA